In one Magallana gigas chromosome 7, xbMagGiga1.1, whole genome shotgun sequence genomic region, the following are encoded:
- the LOC117684381 gene encoding uncharacterized protein isoform X1: protein MLHLIIPMRDSGMMCCWNSTSNLVTNLRVQSTSQKKEGGCLQSRNPPTLLSGWLAPVSDIAPCTSMFRNKRNCPSKGSTKLPGDGVCSILSLTPPSLSTKGGTSVNKALIPVWVESALIM, encoded by the exons ATGCTTCATCTAATCATTCCAATGAGAGACAGTGGTATGATGTGTTGCTGGAACTCCACATCAAATCTAGT TACAAACTTACGAGTGCAATCAACAAGTCAGAAGAAAGAAGGGGGTTGCCTACAGTCCCGCAACCCACCCACACT ATTGAGTGGCTGGCTCGCACCAGTTTCAGACATCGCCCCATGCACCTCAATGTTCCGCAACAAAAGAAACTGCCCCAGCAAAGGAAGCACAAAGTTGCCAGGAGACGGTGTGTGCAGCATTCTGAGCTTGACACCTCCTTCATTGTCTACTAAAGGAGGAACTAGTGT CAATAAAGCTCTGATACCAGTATGGGTAGAAAGTGCTTTGATCATGTGA
- the LOC117684381 gene encoding uncharacterized protein isoform X2 has translation MKRERSSERKSKSSSKRHSIDASSNHSNERQWYDVLLELHIKSSYKLTSAINKSEERRGLPTVPQPTHTIEWLARTSFRHRPMHLNVPQQKKLPQQRKHKVARRRCVQHSELDTSFIVY, from the exons ATGAAAAGAGAGCGATCATCCGAGAGAAAGAGCAAGAGCTCGTCAAAGAGG CATAGCATAGATGCTTCATCTAATCATTCCAATGAGAGACAGTGGTATGATGTGTTGCTGGAACTCCACATCAAATCTAGT TACAAACTTACGAGTGCAATCAACAAGTCAGAAGAAAGAAGGGGGTTGCCTACAGTCCCGCAACCCACCCACACT ATTGAGTGGCTGGCTCGCACCAGTTTCAGACATCGCCCCATGCACCTCAATGTTCCGCAACAAAAGAAACTGCCCCAGCAAAGGAAGCACAAAGTTGCCAGGAGACGGTGTGTGCAGCATTCTGAGCTTGACACCTCCTTCATTGTCTACTAA
- the LOC105337125 gene encoding deoxyhypusine hydroxylase, giving the protein MTTITDDTSVQAVGNILTDKSQPLKDRFRALFTLRNLGGEKAIDYISKCFDDTSALLKHELAYCLGQMQDKYALDTLSRVLADCSQEPMVRHEAGEALGAIGAQESVNILKEYLNDPVIEVAETCQLALQRLNWLKSQEEENDLLPNPYKSVDPAPSTSKMDVEDLEKILLDDTLPLFQRYRAMFSLRNLGTTEAVKALAKGLKCSSALFRHEIAYVLGQIQSDACVDELKCNLQDKEENPMVRHECAEALGSIATPECTRILENYLKDEERVVKESCIVALDISEYENSAQFQYADGLAKMNNVAS; this is encoded by the exons ATGACCACAATAACTGACGATACATCAGTTCAAGCAGTTGGTAACATTTTGACAGACAAATCACAGCCTCTAAAGGACAGATTCCGAGCTTTATTCACTTTACGTAACTTGGGAGGCGAGAAAGCCATTGACTATATTTCCAAATGTTTTGATGATACATCTGCGCTTTTGAAACATGAACTGGCATACTGCCTTGGTCAAATGCAGGATAAATATGCCCTGGATACGTTGTCTCGTGTTTTAGCGGATTGTTCCCAAGAACCCATGGTTCGACATGAAGCAG GTGAAGCTTTGGGGGCCATTGGAGCACAGGAGTCAGTTAATATCCTTAAGGAATATCTTAATGATCCTGTTATAGAG GTAGCTGAAACCTGCCAACTAGCTCTCCAGAGATTGAACTGGTTAAAAAGCCAAGAGGAGGAGAATGACTTGCTACCTAACCCCTACAAATCTGTGGACCCTGCCCCCTCAACTAGTAAAATGGATGTGGAAGATCTGGAGAAAATCTTACTGGATGACACACTGCCTCTCTTCCAGAGGTACAGAGCCATGTTTTCACTGAGAAATCTAGGCACAACAGAAGCTGTGAAAGCGCTTGCAAAAG gTCTCAAGTGTTCCAGTGCTCTGTTCCGCCATGAGATTGCCTATGTTCTTGGTCAGATTCAGAGTGATGCCTGTGTGGATGAACTCAAGTGTAACCTCCAGGATAAGGAGGAAAACCCCATGGTGAGGCATGAATGTGCTGAGGCTCTAGGCTCCATCGCTACCCCAGAATGCACCAGGATTCTGGAGAACTATTTGAAGGATGAGGAGAGAGTGGTCAAAGAAAGCTGCATTGTGGCACTGGATATAAGTGAATATGAAAACAGTGCTCAGTTTCAGTACGCTGATGGTCTGGCAAAGATGAACAATGTAGCAAGTTAA
- the LOC105337126 gene encoding guanine nucleotide exchange factor C9orf72 isoform X1 gives MSASKNIKKIIRNMSAGVIQIGSQEKEEPVHSFSGEITPLSPSSKFTESSIDIPGQNLIKYMMLSHWDNILGPRVVHVWNMGTDSLDSGFLSRISSQSLSGEICREVTSFIDHKMYEIPDADVFVTAFIFTAMGISGPCVHTLSIVIQKSDMTFFLNIQQLFLKCFERIIRKFKVNLDQVSLDSTFESTYKDFDDCCHPCIENIGYLKKSVFPQKIVLSSTYLCPAHHLDRDFLSCCISSHLSTFGRSLVIGDKVDTVNMMLKTLSLFNSPKERCCSRLVQQNEPSQYHHDMWLQGQVQTSDHLDLPVPEILYSGYPTTLIDLSQKMVRESPTYSEHVTHAQDQWYNELVGLQYGMVEPCIPQGELFSQHEKSDTLVSGLLDELDKLPSDCGVREAYIQQFNRSIQYKALCIIKYVEGETNSGTIPFRGEYKKLQKDVCILSEGDFRIYLSAAEKLKPGLIGFLYSKYSREHSNSGLSTSKPYVR, from the exons aTGTCAGCTTCCAAGAATATTAAGAAGATCATTCGGAACATGAGTGCTGGTGTGATCCAGATTGGGAGTCAGGAAAAAGAGGAGCCAGTTCATTCTTTCTCAGGGGAAATAACTCCTCTGAGTCCTTCATCCAAATTCACAGAATCAAGCATTGACATTCCAGGACAAAACTTGATCAAATACATGATGCTGTCTCACTGGGATAACATTCTTGGACCACGAGTGGTGCATGTCTGGAATATGGGAACCGATTCTTTGGATTCCGGTTTCTTGTCACGCATCAGTAGTCAGAGTTTGAGCGGGGAGATCTGCCGTGAAGTGACCAGTTTCATAGACCACAAGATGTATGAAATCCCAGACGCTGATGTTTTTGTGACTGCATTTATCTTTACAGCCATGGGTATCAGTGGCCCTTGTGTTCACACACTGTCTATAGTGATACAAAAATCAGATATgacattctttttaaatatacagcagCTGTTTCTGAAGTGTTTTGAAAGAATAATTCGGAAGTTCAAAGTTAATCTTGATcag GTTTCACTTGACTCAACATTTGAAAGTACTTACAAGGATTTTGATGATTGTTGTCATCCTTGCATTGAAAACATTGGATACCTGAAAAAGTCTGTCTTTCCACAGAAAATTGTG CTGTCTTCTACATACCTGTGTCCAGCTCATCATCTAGACCGAGACTTTCTGAGTTGCTGTATCAGCTCACATCTATCAACATTTGGTAGGAGCTTGGTCATTGGGGACAAAGTAGATACTGTTAACATG ATGTTAAAAACTCTAAGTTTGTTTAATTCACCTAAGGAGAGATGCTGTTCTAGacttgttcaacagaatgaACCTAGCCAGTACCACCATGACATGTGGCTCCAGGGCCAAGTCCAG ACATCTGACCATTTGGATCTGCCTGTTCCTGAAATATTATACAGCGGCTACCCCACCACACTGATCGACCTGTCTCAGAAAATGGTCCGGGAATCCCCTACCTACAGCGAACATGTGACCCACGCCCAGGACCAGTGGTACAATGAGCTGGTCGGACTACAATATGGCATGGTGGAGCCCTGCATTCCTCAAGG agAATTATTCTCTCAACATGAAAAATCAGACACCCTAGTCTCTGGATTACTTGATGAA CTTGACAAGCTGCCATCGGATTGTGGTGTACGAGAGGCTTACATACAGCAGTTTAACCGAAGCATACAATATAAGGCCCTGTGTATCATCAAATATGTAGAGGGCGAAAC AAATTCAGGAACAATTCCATTTAGAGGGGAATATAAGAAACTCCAAAAGGATGTATGCATTCTTTCTGAAGGCGACTTCAGGATTTATTTGTCTGCGGCAGAGAAACTAAAGCCAGGATTGATTggatttttatattcaaaatattctcgAGAACATTCAAATTCTGGCTTGTCCACTAGTAAACCTTATGTACGATGa
- the LOC105337126 gene encoding guanine nucleotide exchange factor C9orf72 isoform X2, producing MSASKNIKKIIRNMSAGVIQIGSQEKEEPVHSFSGEITPLSPSSKFTESSIDIPGQNLIKYMMLSHWDNILGPRVVHVWNMGTDSLDSGFLSRISSQSLSGEICREVTSFIDHKMYEIPDADVFVTAFIFTAMGISGPCVHTLSIVIQKSDMTFFLNIQQLFLKCFERIIRKFKVNLDQVSLDSTFESTYKDFDDCCHPCIENIGYLKKSVFPQKIVLSSTYLCPAHHLDRDFLSCCISSHLSTFGRSLVIGDKVDTVNMERCCSRLVQQNEPSQYHHDMWLQGQVQTSDHLDLPVPEILYSGYPTTLIDLSQKMVRESPTYSEHVTHAQDQWYNELVGLQYGMVEPCIPQGELFSQHEKSDTLVSGLLDELDKLPSDCGVREAYIQQFNRSIQYKALCIIKYVEGETNSGTIPFRGEYKKLQKDVCILSEGDFRIYLSAAEKLKPGLIGFLYSKYSREHSNSGLSTSKPYVR from the exons aTGTCAGCTTCCAAGAATATTAAGAAGATCATTCGGAACATGAGTGCTGGTGTGATCCAGATTGGGAGTCAGGAAAAAGAGGAGCCAGTTCATTCTTTCTCAGGGGAAATAACTCCTCTGAGTCCTTCATCCAAATTCACAGAATCAAGCATTGACATTCCAGGACAAAACTTGATCAAATACATGATGCTGTCTCACTGGGATAACATTCTTGGACCACGAGTGGTGCATGTCTGGAATATGGGAACCGATTCTTTGGATTCCGGTTTCTTGTCACGCATCAGTAGTCAGAGTTTGAGCGGGGAGATCTGCCGTGAAGTGACCAGTTTCATAGACCACAAGATGTATGAAATCCCAGACGCTGATGTTTTTGTGACTGCATTTATCTTTACAGCCATGGGTATCAGTGGCCCTTGTGTTCACACACTGTCTATAGTGATACAAAAATCAGATATgacattctttttaaatatacagcagCTGTTTCTGAAGTGTTTTGAAAGAATAATTCGGAAGTTCAAAGTTAATCTTGATcag GTTTCACTTGACTCAACATTTGAAAGTACTTACAAGGATTTTGATGATTGTTGTCATCCTTGCATTGAAAACATTGGATACCTGAAAAAGTCTGTCTTTCCACAGAAAATTGTG CTGTCTTCTACATACCTGTGTCCAGCTCATCATCTAGACCGAGACTTTCTGAGTTGCTGTATCAGCTCACATCTATCAACATTTGGTAGGAGCTTGGTCATTGGGGACAAAGTAGATACTGTTAACATG GAGAGATGCTGTTCTAGacttgttcaacagaatgaACCTAGCCAGTACCACCATGACATGTGGCTCCAGGGCCAAGTCCAG ACATCTGACCATTTGGATCTGCCTGTTCCTGAAATATTATACAGCGGCTACCCCACCACACTGATCGACCTGTCTCAGAAAATGGTCCGGGAATCCCCTACCTACAGCGAACATGTGACCCACGCCCAGGACCAGTGGTACAATGAGCTGGTCGGACTACAATATGGCATGGTGGAGCCCTGCATTCCTCAAGG agAATTATTCTCTCAACATGAAAAATCAGACACCCTAGTCTCTGGATTACTTGATGAA CTTGACAAGCTGCCATCGGATTGTGGTGTACGAGAGGCTTACATACAGCAGTTTAACCGAAGCATACAATATAAGGCCCTGTGTATCATCAAATATGTAGAGGGCGAAAC AAATTCAGGAACAATTCCATTTAGAGGGGAATATAAGAAACTCCAAAAGGATGTATGCATTCTTTCTGAAGGCGACTTCAGGATTTATTTGTCTGCGGCAGAGAAACTAAAGCCAGGATTGATTggatttttatattcaaaatattctcgAGAACATTCAAATTCTGGCTTGTCCACTAGTAAACCTTATGTACGATGa